Genomic DNA from Corticium candelabrum chromosome 5, ooCorCand1.1, whole genome shotgun sequence:
GTCTCAAGACACGCTTGTATAGTAATGCGATTTATTAATACAAACTACTGTAGTCTAATAATTAACCATCTAGGCAATGTCATACATGACGTACAGCTCTGTCTACCTTTTGGAGAATGCGGCAATTTGAAGGTAAGTATAGCTACCACAGTGGCATACGTGTATATACTAGAGGTAGACACTGCACAAGAATGACGCTTTAACTCTTTCGATGGCAGCTGCTGACTCATGCATGAGGCTCTAATTGCATTCCACTAACCTTGTTTCAGCACTAATAAAGCGCTTTATCTCTAGGAATGTGATGCAAGAATTTCTTGCATACGATCACGCAGATGACTCCCCTTGATAAATGTCCTCGTTTGAACAAACCTTTTTCTAGACACACACGCGACATGCTAGCAGAATACACGTGCTGGCAATATTTTTCCGCACCCCACAGTAGGTCGTGTGTGCTAGATTGACAAACTTTTGACTCTACGCAGAACCAACTTGCGCAACATTCTTCGTAAACTGCCTATTCGCAAGATGTTCACACTTTCTAGACGTTTCTAGCATAAACGGCCTTTGTTCTTCACTGTTGAGTATCAAGACAAGCAGACCTGCAGAAATCTAAAATCTGTACATCCTTGTTTCCAGTAAACGTGCAGCATCTATTGTTTTAGCTAACAGCCGTAAAAAAGTAGCATGCAGCTACACTATCTAGACATCCTACATCCAACGTCACCCACCTGAACCTGAGTCAGACATTCTGCCTCTCCGCCGCCGTATGTAGTACGTACTCTCGCCTTGATGACAGTAAACTCAGCTGCCAAGCGGGTCTCCTTGAAACAATTGAACACACTAGGATACAAGAAAAGCACAACTGTAGACGCCTGAGTCGAAGGCACTAACACGTGGCACGACGTGTAAGTACAGTTATGAACAACGCATGTGCTAGtatctgttgtctgcttgTAGTTATCGATATCTGAGGTCAATGGTCATGCGGGGTACGCCCTGAGACGGAAAACGGACATTCTCTCAGCTAAACGCGGCGCCTAACCACAAGATTTTCCACAAATCAACTAGCCGATTGCTGCAGGTCTCGCGAATTgccagcaaacaaacaaacaaaaactgcACTAAAAGTGCTACTCACTCAAGCTAGACTCGCATGACaagacacacgtgcacgtacTAATTACAAAGTTGCTCCTACACATGCCGGAAAACAATTGCACTTTCGTCACTCTAGTCATAAACGAGTGTTTCATAATTTGTATAAATGATATAATACTAACAGTCATCAGACTGAGCGATATATACTAGAAATGTAAGCTACAGTATCAATCAACTGTCATGGGCAAGGCAAGGCAATCTGACAGCAACGCCAACCTATCAATATCACTATTCTATTCTATTCTATAAGAGACCACATATTAGTTCAAACGTTGGTCTATCTACCGGCTCCTTGAGCCAACAACTTTGCATTATCTCATACAGATCATCCGGGCAACTGTCCAATTTTTCAAGAGCCCGACCATTCCCGATGGCTGTGATCACCTCGGCATTTGTCAGTCCTTCGTGTGGCTGTCTTGCTAACACAGTGACCTCCCACATGAATACACCAAACGACCAGACATCATTTTCCTTTGTGAATTCATCTCTAAAAACGGCTTCTGGAGACATCCACCGCAATGGGCGATACTGGCCAGACACAGCAGGCGTCTCGAGCACATAGTCGTCCTCGTATCCATCgacacaaagacacaagtCTGATATCTTTATCAATAGATGTCTGCTCACCAAACAATTCCTAGTGGCTACGTCCTTGTGAATACGATTGCGATCAGACAAGTACTGAAAGCCAGCGGCTGCCTGCCGTAGAAGCGAACTTTGATCAGACATTGTGAGATGCCCCTCTGACAAACGTATTTCTGTCAAGTACTTCTTTAAGTCACCCTGAAACAAAGAACAACGATAATGCCAAGTAACCACACTCACTACTGTGAAGGTCACCAAACAAAAAACCACTAGCAATTTTCTTACAGACACACCTATAAAACATGTACATTCAGTGACAAAAGCAGAACGGCATAGCTAATAGCCATGTCGTTCTTTCAGcatatgtacagtgtacactgATTCGCCTCAAAACTGAACGGTTGATTGCAAGGGCACAACATTTCGACAAAATTTGGGTGCCAACTGGCGTCTGTGCTCTAATTCTATGATATTCAGTTCTTTCTAAACATTGACCTTTGCTTATCTTGGTTGAAGTTGccatacacacgtacatgcTACATTCCAAGTTTTGCTTACAGTTGATACACACAGCAGCATACTGCACGTCTCACTATTCTATAGTTTCCACCTACTAAGTGCAACAGCACAGACTCAGTTAGTGTAAGACTCCACCTTGTGCCACACTTGGCTTGATTACTGTGACAGAATTCAAAATTCCTCGACAATCAACCCATACAAGCCAGCTGACTCAAGTCTTCACGGTTTTGTGTGCCTATAGACCAACTGTAGGCTGTTTTAGGGTCGGTCAGTTGGCTTGTAAAAAAGGAAAAGAACCGCCCACGTACATTGTATCTGACAAACGAAGCTTTCCATTGACTGATTCGCACCTGACCTACCTTGCATGACACTAAAACTTTCCCACCCTGTTTGATGGCGACACTTGGCCAAGTGAACACAGAAGAAGCCGTGTACTAAAGAAATATGCAtgcctaaattaattaagcccaGTGACTTAATAACGTAATTCTATTTTTTGTTGGCAACAAAATTCTAGGTCCATCGAGCCCGTGAAACAACAAATCATGTTGACGTGGCTTTATCTCCTCGATAATGTTACAAATACATTTGTTGAGACTACACACAGTGCCACATTCAAGTTGCTCAACAATGAAACATGCCCTTTGCACACGCACATCGGATACATTCACCTCAGAttccacaccacacacgcttATCCTGATAGAATCCAAGTTTCTCAACAACAAAACCCActctcattaattaattaaaatacttAAACGAGTTTAGGTGCTACAGTGCAAGCAGTACATGAGATCCATTCAGCGTGTAAAATAGGATGGAGGGGggattgtattgtgttgtatgtaaAAGTCAGTGGTCACATTAGGCCTTTTCGCACTTGACACACATCAAACTGCATTCAATCGACTCTGCAGATGTGAATTGGATGCACACTGACCCAATTCATACTACAAAAatgcgtgcatgtggtgtgtgtgcgcacgtgcgtgcgtgtgtgtgtgtgtgtgtgtgtgtgtgtgtgtgtgtgtgtgtgtgtgtgtgtgtgcattagaGCCCACGGTCATCATGGCTATCAGTCTCTTCGTGAAGAGACTTCTCTATCTTTGGTTACACTACGTCCATCTATGCAATAAGCACATGAAATGAAGATACACTCCTGCCTATACCGACATGAAGAGCTGCATGGGTAAGCGGTGCCACTTGCAGCAGCCGATGCATGTTGAATCCACTTCAAACCACCTCAGTATGTGGCATAACAATGCCCATAACGAATTAGGTGTCAAAACACCAATGGGCATTGTGTGCATTCAATGGGCTTTGGAGTCTAGTGTGAAAAGGCCTTTTACCATGTAGTGTGGCTTGACTACAGAGCAGTTAACACGCACTAATAATCCAGCAAAGAACTCGACTACGTCACTCACCTGATCCAAATTCTCTGTCACCATCAAATACGGCTGAAGCCTGGAAGTACAAACGCCAACAAGCCTCGCCACGCTTGCATGCTGCAGACTCTTTACTGCCATCACATCGGCCATAAATTTATCTCGACTGAACCCCTTCTCATGGAACTCCTTCACTAACACACTAACGGTGACAGAATTGTCACCTtttgtcttctgtctcttcAACTCAGCCTTGTACACCGTCCAATACCAACCGGAACCGACCAAGCTGTTACTCCCTCTTTCCAACTGACTCCGCCCTATTTCGAATTCGCTGAGGGGCACATCATCAAGTGTAGCCACCTCGACGTCGCTGCTTGGACACGGTTTCGTGTCCCCTTTGCGTTGGCATCTTCGATAACACCATACACCGAGAGCCACCATCAGTACTATATACACGACCCCACACactgcaacaacaaccacaatcGGTACCAAGTCGAGACCACCACCGCCGACTTCGTTTGCTAACACAGCAAACATGATATACAACCTTTGTGTACATAACACTCTCTACATAAACAGCTCACTCACATTTGTTAACGACCCTGTTGACAGTCACGTTAACCGACCTCATGGTGTCTCCGCCCGCGTTCGATGCGACACACCAGTATGTATTGGTATCAAACGTCTTGGCATTCTTTATCAACAGAGTGCCATTACCATAGTCAACAAAGCGACGAGCGGCAGACTGAGGGAGACCGGGCCACCCAGTCGCACGCCAAGTCCACGTAACGACATCCTCTGCTGATGTCACTTCGCATGCCAACTCGATATCCTCACGTTGGTTAGCAGTCACAACTTGAGACACAACAGTAATAACCGGCAGatctaaacagacaaattcgtcactaataattataaacagtgtgtgtgtgtgtgtgtgtgtgtgtgtgtgtgtgtgtgtgtgtgtgtgtgtgtgtgtgtgagctggcattgctgaaattgatgaattgtgtgcgtgtgtgtgtgtgtgtgtgtgtgcgcgcgcgtgtgtgcgtgcgtgtgtgtgtgtgtgtgtgtgtgtgtgtgtgtgtgtgtgtgtgtgtgtgtgtgtgtgtgagctggcattgctgaaattgatgaattgtgtgtgtgtgtgtgtatgtgtgtgcgtgtgtgtgtgtgcgtgtgcgtgtgtgtgtgtgcgtgcgcacgtgtgtgtgtgtgtgtgtgtgtgtgtgtgtgtgcgcacgcgcacacacgcgtgcatgcGTAAGGAACACTCACCAAAAACAATTAGTCTCGTTCGACTGTAAATCGTTGAATTCGTACTATCTCGAACCTCACAAACATAAAATCCGGAGTCCGACTTCTCAAAATTCACAATAGTCAACGTATTGCTTCCCGATTCGGTCGTCGACACGAGTCTCTTAATCGTGACATTGTTCCTCAACCAAGTGAAGGTAACCGGAGGATACGCCGACCATGCCTTACACAGCAGGCTGTGAGATTGGCGTCGACCGATGTAAAGTCTTGATGGAGGCTTCCCGCCGTGATCGAACCATAAAGACACAGCACCGGTCGGTTCTAGCACAAGACACTCAGACGGACAACAACAATTCACTGCTATACAATTGATTACCGAGTGTGGATACGATGGCTGTAGCATTAAAAGTCAATCCCTCCTCAAAGTCGGCTCGACACGTCCACGATCCACTGTCTTCTCGTTTCACCGCATTGATAACCAACGATCCATTAGAGTACGCCTGAATACGACCGGAAACATCGTTGCTGTATGTACGACTTCCGTGCATCCACGTGTACGTCACAGAAACGGGATTCAGCTGAATCTGACAATCCCACTTGAATGCGTTGAATAATCCCACGGTGACATCGTACGGCTTGTACGCAAATAAACCTATAAGATCACAAAGACAATTACCACTCGGTCCTATTACACTGGTGACACGATTTTACTTAAAATCTCCGTTCCTGAAAATACGGATGTTGGGGGGTCATCGGAAAATTCGTGAACGTTAAGCTTCCACGTAATATTCCGAGAGCCGGCCTCGTTTGATGCAACGCACTCGTATGTCCCCGAATCTTCCTTCATGCATGCGTCGATGAACAGCCCTCCCTCGTACTGAGTATACTTAAAAATGTGCAAACTGTTAGCCAAAAGTTCTCGTCCTTCGTACAACCATGTGACCGTTGGTTGTGGATACCCCTTAGGTGGAGAACACTCGAGACTAACACCGTCGCCATCGGGAACAGTCTTAACACCTCCACCCTTCATCAAGCCAATACctaaaaatacataaattataTGTAATCACACTCGGTGACCTTGTCTCACAGTGAGCTCACGTGTAGTCGCTAGTTGAACGGTGACTGATCTCGACGTGCTGACATCTCTGCACGTGTAGTTTCCCACCTGCCCCTTGCCCACCTTCCTAAACTCCAGAAGACCGGATGCCTGACTGACGCTGATTCTCACGCTGCTATGCACCTTCTCGTCGCCTCTGAACCACTCGACACTACTCGAGCACTCTGACATGCACTTGAACGACACCGAACGACCCTTGGTCACAAATGCACGCGTCGGACTGACAACCAGTtgacacatagacacagtGGGTGTCCTGACCATATCTAAAATACAAAAGTGGGATATTTGTTATTGCTATGCCACACATGgtgtaaacaaaaatatagagaaaaaataaaaatactaGACCCAAGAGAAAGCTGtggcaaccccctctttcccCCTACTAACATATCGTATTTTCATCCATTCCATATATATAATCTGTGGAGTCTCTGCAGCTAACACTGTAGAGCAATTCTATTTCCCTTATGGAGGTGGAAAATGACAAATTCATAGCACATCCGAAAACCGAGGACACAAAGAAATGACCTCATTCCCATTCCAAGACTTCAACAATGATAACACAAAGTGATGTGTCACTTATTCTGAGCCGCTAATGGACACTGACTGAGGCAGACCAATGGTTAGCGTGCTACAAGCCTAACAAACACATCCGACCACCGGCCgacaaaaaaataaataaataaataaattgacCTTCTAGAACCGATATGGTAGCGGATTTGCTGGAGCTTGAtgctgcaacacaaacataaactcCGGCATCCGAAACCTGCGCGTTCTTAATCCTCAATCTGTGCAGTCCCGCGCTGGGTACAAATCGAATTCGGTTGCTGGCGACGAGTTCGTGTCCGTCCTTTTGCCATCGAACGGTCGACGTCGACAGACTGACGGGCGGGCGGCACCGAAGCGTTGCCGTCGCTCCTGGCGTTACAGTCGCATCCGACGGGTCTTCGACAAACGCAGCGGGAAGACCTAGAACAACATTTGAATAATTAGAATCGCGATGACCACGCCCGTCTCCCAGCAGAACGGCGGAAAGTCAAGTAGAAAGATACACAGAAACGCACGAGTTTGCGAGTACACTCGGCAAGTCGGCACTATCGACACGTGCCCGTCCAGGTGTTCAATGTAGCAACACTGCATCCGCCAAAGTGTCCGATCCCCATGGGTATAGTCATATGTTACATACACATTGTAGATCCCGATTCCCATGGTATAGTCGTATGTCACATACACATCGTAGATCCCTATCCCCATGGGTATAGCCATATGTTACACACTGTACATCTACACATCCggcaacaacaaccaggacACTCACTACTCGCTCACCTCTCACGAAAGTCAATCGAGCGGAATGGCTATCCACGACGCGTGTGTCGTAGCTCACTGCCGAGCAGCGATATGTTCCCGAGTCTCGGGCTCGATTGGCCGACGCAATGCGCAGTATCGCCGTCGTCTGCGAGCCGTCTGGCGAATGCGACTCGCTCGTATTGAAGACAGGATCCTGGAGGTCGAGAAACGAGTCGTTTAGCTTCCAGACGATAAGTAGAGGGGAGTCGGTCACGTCGGGGCTGCGAGCCGCTGTGCAGGAGAACTCGACGACGTCGCCTTGTCGGGCCGTCACGTTTCTTGGATGTCGTATGATCTTGTCGGGCCTCAACGTTTCACCACACGACGTCAGCGCTGAAACGAGAGAATTAGAACTAAGTTGGGAGAGGGAGACACCTCGATGGTTGTATGTACACCGCTATCATTGCACCCACGATCGGTGTTTACAATCTCTAATCGAATCGCTGCTAAGAACGAGTACCGATGCATGTTTGTCTCACCTGTAAGCCATAACGCGTTCACCAAGAGCACGAGCAGCATCGTCGACCGTCCGTCGTCGATGCTCGTAGTCGACTTGTGGTCGATgagaacaacagacagatgtaacTCGCGGTAGCTATATAGGCATGAATGAACCAATCACTACGATCAGAATATAATTAGGTTTACGCCCGACCAATCAGTGACGCGAGCGACACGTGCATCGCCCCTTGGGTTGAGACCAGAGACCTCCACCTGACTCACAGCTGCTTCAGTATATCACAGGCAATATCCGCTACACTACTAAAGCTATTGCTCGTCTTCATCTGTCGTAGGTTTATCCATTTCGAACAAAAAGTTACTGCATTTCTTCTCCAGCAGCCGTATAGCTCGAGATACGATGACTTCCGGAGGCATGGCACCCGTCGATTCGACCAAAACTGTAACACAACGAGACTGAGTTATTGTATAGGTATAGGTATGCGAATAGGGTCGCATAACGCTCGGAGCAATGCTTCACACGGCGCACGAAAGtgtttacatgcatgcatgcgtaacGAGCGCTGTTGGCAATCACAAGCGGATCAGGTTAACACGAGGCGGGTGAGAAATGACGATAATTGGTCTCTCGAGACTACCCGAGAGGGCCAACTGGTACGAGGAAACGCGACGAGACTCACATATGAAGTGGTCGCGCACTCGATGCAGTCGCACGCAGTCCTTGAGATCCTACAAGAGTCGAATACCTTCTCACACAGTTGCGTAAATAAGCGACACCAAAGCGATGTTTACATCATGCCGTAGGACTTCCCTGCTGCACGTGTCCAACCGCGGATTGACCACTTTAGCTCGTTTGACTCCTGAAAACGAAACTCGATGCAACAACTGGATACACACACCCAACAAACATACGCACCATTGACTTCCTCAATCTCTATTACTCCAGAAGAGAAGCACTTGGACAGTCGTTCTGCCTTGTCTCCTTCGACAATTGACGTTAACACGATTTCTGGAAGTAGACGGTAGGAAGCGGTGCCTTGCGGACAGATATGTGAGTTTTTAATAGGATACAAAGGTCTAACAATAACACTGCCTAACAGACTGGCGAAAACTTGGCATGATCTTGTGCGATTCCCTTGAAGCAGTGAACCTTCATGTTTATTTCCTATTGAATAAATCTACTGCACAAAAAGCATCAGGTGTCCATGCTCAGGACTACCTACCTGCCCAGGTCTCAGTTTGGCGATCAGAATGTCATCATGGACTGGTCTGATCTCGTTAGGACTGAACTAGATAAATAAATTCAACATGACTATTCAGTAAGGGAGAGGAATTTCCCAAGGCAATGTTACCATTTCAGCTTGTCTGCCAATGGGACACCATTTTAGGTCAGCAGATGTCACTAACAAAATGTAGGTGCGTTAATTTAGATGGTTAGAAAATGTGGTAAAGCAGCAGTTGTGCACATCCTGTAAAGGTCACTAATAGGTGGACCACCTTGGCAATACATTAGAGGCCTTACAGTGGCCTTATAGGCCAGTGGTCAAGATGGTAATTCATAAGAGAGTCAGCATGCACATTGACATGCGTAGCAGTTGGGAATTCTTGCAATTTTGCTGCATAACCACATTGTGACTGTCTCAAATGCTGAATGCATATTTAAACAGTTtgatgcgcatgcgcagtaaaaGCAGGTAGCAATAATAGTTCAGTCAACGTAGAGAACGAATACACGTTGATAGCATGCAAGCATTATACATTACGTACCATTAGAATGAAGATACAGATCGGTCGGATCTGTTGCCGTTTTCGAAGCTCGTGAATTCTTACTGCACTTGACATTCAAAGTAAACGCAATCATATCCTTCTCTCCACCATCTGTTGCTAAAACATTGTTAGCAAATTCAAAAATCACAATGGTTAATTAATCACCGAACTGCACCTCTGCTATTGTTTGACGGGAACTCAAACTTTTCTGGATCGGCATATATTGGAATAAGACCAAGTCTGTGAGCAAGAACCTGTACGACAGCAGCaagtcaacaacacaaaacgacagaatgacacaaacacacaaatttctCTTCAAGATACATTGGAGCCTCTAGACATGTCTTTCATACATGCTAGCTACATACATATCACATCTATCAAGGTCTGAACATGAACCCATTCcaaattcaattgaaagtgcAAGAAGCAAATTGCTGCTAGGAACTTAGTATCTAAGTATCTGATTTCGGAGAAACCTTCACTGCAGGGGCGGTGGAACAGAGGGCACAGGGGGCAATCGCCCCTCCAATACTGGGCGCTATGTCATTCATAGACTTTGTTGTGACAAACACAGTCAAGTGCTATTAAAGTTATTTAATAGAAGATGAGGATGATTTAGTCCTGCTTTCTTGCTGGCAATGCTCAAAAGTTTAGTTTTAACCATCTCAGTGTTCTCATTCTATaagcatgtatgtatgcagtcAAAATGATAACAATTTGAGTTTGAATCAACCCTAGAAAAAGCAATAAAAACAGTGCCAGTTATCAGTAGGTTTAGCATGCAGTTGCTTGGGCCATCACCCGTTTACTTCAAGATGACAAGATAATGTATCAAGCCAAGCACGTTTCATCCTTTCCTTCCACTGATAAAACATTGCACTGCTCCCCATGCACCATTCATTCAATCATAACAATACATGAAGACACTACAATCATGACAATGAAATTTCTCTACTAACAGTGTCCATTGCAAACTGTTAtgtcattcattcattcataccCTACCCAGCTGACAAAACCAACATGTGGCTAATAAGAATGCACTCTGTTGGGAAATTGTTTGTCAAGCATGCTAACCTAATTAAATAACATAATTCATCCCTGGGAAGTAGGGAAATGATAACAATTCATAAAAGGAAGTCTAACATGTACCAAAAATGTATTCCTATTACTACTAACCCTAAAAAGCATCCATTCCTGGGTGTTTGTTCAGTAAACATGAACCACCAAATAAATGTGGTTTCTTCATGACAACATCCTCATTACACACAGAGTAATGCATGCAATGAAGACTGGCATATGTGCATGTTGTACACTGATAATTTGCTTGTCAAGACAAACAGGCCATCAAATCACAAGCTGTGCCTCCTCAATGTAATTAGCACCACAGCAGCTTGCACTCATTCATCATGTTGCTTACACTCCATAATCCCATTTAAGCCTCACTTTCTGACAGCACTCAACTGCAGTATGTACATTCATCACCCTAtcagataattaattaaagagatgGAAACCCTGTCTGGCACCAACACCAAAGAGATGCATTTTCCTCCCATAGAAACGGGGACCAacataaacaattaataaacccATGACCACACATAGGAAGCTAGCAAAAAATTGATTACAGACAGGCTATGGTGACTTATACCCTTTCTGGATATGACTATAAGTTGGACATTGCCCTGGTTcaaaaaaaaaacaaaaaaacatgGCACCAAATGCATACAGAAAACTACAAACATACATTTGTACCTTCAACTATGTCTTTCTTAGTTATCATAATTACTTATTACCCACCTAAGATAACAAGTTGATGCACctttctgttaattaattaattaaaacttattAAACATATAAACATTCATACTGAATTGAAGACAGTCGAGTGAAAAAATTACAGTGTAAACAAGAGTGTAAAAATGAATGGCTATCTAATGTGTCAATCATCAAAGAACAAGCAGACAAGGACAAGCAGACATagactacagacaaacagacaaacaagacaaaataaTCATTATTGGAAAGTCGCCATATGAAAGTACTGTCCCACATTGACAATTCCAGCAATGTGATACCCACCCTACTGCACTAGCCCTTCAACAACTGTGTTTGCACTATGGCCTACCGTATTTCTCCATTAAACGATGCCCTCGTTTAACCCCACAGCTGAaagtacagataaaatataaacacCGGCCTCAAATAAACGTCACATTTCAAGGAATTCCAATATATCTACCAAGATGTATTGCTCCAAGTTTGAAGGAAAGATCGGAGGCGTGTGTGAGTCAACATTTCTTTAGACTACCAGGCAGGATACTGTTTGATCGCATTACgtctcaaagtgtgaaatgtGTACACCAGTATGATACGTGTTGTGCTCTTGAAAAGATATCAAACATACagtgtgtacacgtacacactcCTAAAGCACAGACAGGGAGAGCCTTTAGCAAATAAACTCTGCCCTTGAATAAACGACGCCCTTGTTTAAACACTGCAGTGAAACCATAGCTAAGAATAAATGCCACAGTGTtaagaaatacggtataccAACAACATTTCGTTGTGAATAAAACAAATATCTCACCACTGTAACATAGATTGCCAGACAAAATGTCTTTTTAAATAAGTAGAACAAGTCTCCCTTTGTAACATACAACTGATGTTTgcagtgttaattaacttcaAAAAGCGTTTGAATATGCATGTCAACAATTAATTAGCTCTTCAATGCATTTCCATAACAAATCTGCAATAAACAAAATGCAgcacaaataaaatttcaTTTTTCTACTACTACAACCAGAACCTCTTCTACACCAACTTGAAATATAGCATTCTTTCAACTGGCATCCTTACCaatacagtcgcgtgtcacttatctgacgttcacttatccgacagTTTAAGCTTGTCACGTGGGTGATCACGTGGCTGGTCAGTTGCGTTAGTttacgtacatgtacatccacatgcatgtcagttgtttcttgaaacaagtttgagagtgagttcaagcgtttcttctcgttgtattctacattcatctacatctacattcattctacatctacatttCAGTATAactaatgtggaaaaaatgccGTCTAATATGAACAACAGTTGAGTTTGTACTAGCTTCAGGTATCCAACAGGGGTCTGGTTCCAAGGGGGTCGATCCGATAAGTGACATGCGACTGTATGTAAACAACAAGCTACAATATGTCTATATCCCTATACTAGTGGTGTAAGTAAGTTATACTCATGAAAGTAGCCACATCTTTCTGAAGTTGAGCAATTGAAGTTATGGGTTTCAACATTTAAAGATCAGGCTTAGAAGACCCTAATGATATATTGAGTCACACAAATATCAAACCTTTATTAAACCATGATCTAAATTAACAACCACTacacaacatacaaataaataaagtgCAAGTATACAATTGTTCATATTTCATCTGATTCGAAAGCCATCTCACCTCGTCCTGTATGACAGATGTATTGTTGAACATGTAGACTTTTTCTATTGCCATTGTTGGCACCTACACAAATCATCCATGCTAGTTGTGCGATTTTATGTACTTTCTGCTTCATTCACCTCCGCTAAAAGAATTCTTCTAAATGCGTTAGCGAGAGAGGCATCTATTCCAACCATGTCAAACTCCATTTCATTATCAGTAAGATGAATAATATTAACACGAAATTTCTACATCAAAATAATTCGTATTGATGACAATTCATTAGAGTGATTTACTATTTACCTTTTTAAATTTCTCTAGGCTCCAAGAATCATCATATCCAACGTAGTTGCCCGGATAATCTGTAGTGCTAGCCTGCAACAAGTTACAACTTAACAAGTGCATAGTTTTCTACGTCCATATATCGCATTTAATCAGTACTCACATTTTCGACGTTGTGAGATTTTAGTTCGATGCGAGTCCGAATTTCATCCATTTTTCTAGCCATGGCTGTTTAGATACGGGCATCTACAGAAAGCCTCGCGTAGCCGGACCATCTCCCACGTGTACTCATCTCCGGTTCAGagaataaacacacacattttcagagaatagacacacacattgattCATACCAATTTAAATAtgaatatatattatactaatGTCAGTTACATAAGAAAACACATTTGCTGCAGTACATTATTCTAAATCGACAAAAAACAACTTCATTGCTGTTGGCTGTCATaatttgagtgtgtgtttctctattaattaaaaa
This window encodes:
- the LOC134180497 gene encoding DNA-directed RNA polymerases I and III subunit RPAC1-like isoform X2, which produces MARKMDEIRTRIELKSHNVENASTTDYPGNYVGYDDSWSLEKFKKKFRVNIIHLTDNEMEFDMVGIDASLANAFRRILLAEVPTMAIEKVYMFNNTSVIQDEVLAHRLGLIPIYADPEKFEFPSNNSRDGGEKDMIAFTLNVKCSKNSRASKTATDPTDLYLHSNVTSADLKWCPIGRQAEMFSPNEIRPVHDDILIAKLRPGQEINMKVHCFKGIAQDHAKFSPVCTASYRLLPEIVLTSIVEGDKAERLSKCFSSGVIEIEEVNGVKRAKVVNPRLDTCSREVLRHDDLKDCVRLHRVRDHFIFLVESTGAMPPEVIVSRAIRLLEKKCSNFLFEMDKPTTDEDEQ
- the LOC134180497 gene encoding DNA-directed RNA polymerases I and III subunit RPAC1-like isoform X1 → MARKMDEIRTRIELKSHNVENASTTDYPGNYVGYDDSWSLEKFKKKFRVNIIHLTDNEMEFDMVGIDASLANAFRRILLAEVPTMAIEKVYMFNNTSVIQDEVLAHRLGLIPIYADPEKFEFPSNNSRATDGGEKDMIAFTLNVKCSKNSRASKTATDPTDLYLHSNVTSADLKWCPIGRQAEMFSPNEIRPVHDDILIAKLRPGQEINMKVHCFKGIAQDHAKFSPVCTASYRLLPEIVLTSIVEGDKAERLSKCFSSGVIEIEEVNGVKRAKVVNPRLDTCSREVLRHDDLKDCVRLHRVRDHFIFLVESTGAMPPEVIVSRAIRLLEKKCSNFLFEMDKPTTDEDEQ
- the LOC134180497 gene encoding DNA-directed RNA polymerases I and III subunit RPAC1-like isoform X3 produces the protein MARKMDEIRTRIELKSHNVENASTTDYPGNYVGYDDSWSLEKFKKKFRVNIIHLTDNEMEFDMVGIDASLANAFRRILLAEVPTMAIEKVYMFNNTSVIQDEVLAHRLGLIPIYADPEKFEFPSNNSRATDGGEKDMIAFTLNVKCSKNSRASKTATDPTDLYLHSNVTSADLKWCPIGRQAEMFSPNEIRPVHDDILIAKLRPGQEINMKVHCFKGIAQDHAKFSPVCTASYRLLPEIVLTSIVEGDKAERLSKCFSSGVIEIEEVNGVKRAKVVNPRLDTCSREVLRHDVNIALVSLIYATV